In Candidatus Nitronauta litoralis, one DNA window encodes the following:
- a CDS encoding AsmA family protein, with protein sequence MKRPSKKNPVEDNVQDQETDPVEGTSEESVNPPPKQVKKKRSFLRSLFRWTFSLLLMLVLIVVGLGAILTHFFPSEEIRPIAEDQLTTHLKMPVKIGRLEFNLLTGFEFENVQLGGTDPLFKVDLLILGYDLLELIDGSFTVHTLKVNRPHVNLISKNGVWNFQPLLDLAGPAQPPPPEPSGMPVIPIPVELTELVVNDIEVNVQMDDVMTAHLKGLNLEARGKADTNGLDVNVRVHMGEESREKNSSNVTYVSSLEPAINLLTYLDTDITLNAQDINRALVTGTLGLTDTRVTMKQRLKPVNTRLDFAAGVDMASHILDLSRVKLKVANGTSMSLTGQVQRFLSPHPGFNLKIPKGDFDLNELTALAKPFLPPMILNGQLGLTDVQIRGGLRNYQPANIFLTKATIKLDNGLVRHPLFKTQLNGVGLGLDIKNVKVKGLVPYSMETNGELKMTSGEFAGFYFEQLTHKFDLKGTGPLLPKMVTTYKTELETFTMDLPQVGEITTPIKLQGNFKGDTQTGDIESFTSALEAGTALTSKVSLQAKAFGKKGFKMDQSFTSDLSQASRFIPPDMTETFGLGPLKGEMRFSQKASGSLDKDFMPVNMTADTNVQLIGLDAEMKEPAFSVKGLSTRLSIPVEMKKKLGVRLPGVVIKTSLDSVHALGKYQAGATEMTSTISLDKFLSLDGNVGRVPVTKKTTFKSEGIVGIEPDIKVSRIDLEVNSRADVLPPGEAENMTATGKLAIKGIEAMGQFAASGFNTAFNMDAKDLNLQKTHAAIKGRVLKPSVQQEDLQMSLEDLQFETRSSQNLKSGDVDLGLLSVVLPGVVNWKTKGKIESWGDQFDVETRMDKMDLEKLLALVPAKFKEAIKGMKVAGSASLVANAKGKRPDEIAIKKMDIPVTVDSKLKLAGVTVDWPEKAMVVEGLDFDTELTLKNNKVDLKGASKVAHFTKTDLGYDLKLAPELAFHYAIKNWDTLEVEQHKVSLPGQEIEQTLSGRVEGFRPFLSGKKDKTPIQILKTLDVALKSSLGLDVGAVSPLVPGLQADGKINSHLDIKLIAGQQADLNGEVDIGHLNARHESGGIVEDLDGRFLINKTLLLDRLLFKEKKQFNASRQGFFNQLREFSRYKNIFKIGALKFGQHTASDIGIDMYYRGNQLFLDRFLMEVMGGSVAGNLFLSQSKEGPELEFSTGFAHLDFNKLVKKQVTPSGRDSEIDGNLKFNFKVNQGGGKKISLDQIGAEMNITHVGKEALDRILLFLDPEESSPAIVDTRSKLDLAVPTNLHMKVAHGNLNMDVGMILLGSPIEAPALRRVPVTSLKHFRQINEQLQRLKDFQTVLQILSANGIEFDDEGNISFF encoded by the coding sequence ATGAAACGACCTTCGAAAAAAAATCCCGTGGAGGACAACGTGCAGGATCAGGAGACCGATCCGGTTGAAGGCACGTCTGAAGAGTCAGTCAATCCGCCGCCAAAGCAGGTTAAGAAAAAAAGGTCTTTTCTGCGCAGTCTTTTCCGTTGGACGTTCTCCCTGCTCCTGATGCTGGTTCTGATCGTGGTTGGACTTGGCGCGATCCTCACCCATTTTTTCCCATCGGAAGAAATCCGTCCCATTGCTGAGGACCAACTCACCACACACCTGAAAATGCCGGTGAAGATCGGTCGCCTTGAATTCAATCTGCTGACAGGTTTCGAATTCGAGAATGTTCAACTGGGTGGAACAGATCCGCTGTTTAAAGTTGACCTCCTGATACTGGGTTATGACCTGCTGGAATTAATAGACGGTTCCTTCACTGTCCACACGCTCAAGGTCAATCGACCGCATGTCAACTTGATATCCAAAAACGGAGTGTGGAATTTCCAACCCCTTCTCGACCTTGCCGGCCCTGCACAGCCACCTCCCCCTGAACCCTCAGGCATGCCAGTGATTCCGATTCCGGTGGAACTCACTGAACTTGTTGTAAACGACATCGAGGTCAACGTGCAGATGGACGACGTGATGACCGCCCACCTCAAAGGTTTAAACCTGGAGGCCAGGGGGAAGGCGGACACCAATGGACTTGATGTCAATGTGCGGGTCCACATGGGAGAAGAGTCACGCGAAAAAAATTCGAGTAATGTCACCTACGTTTCTTCTCTAGAACCTGCAATTAACCTTTTGACTTACCTCGACACCGACATCACCCTGAACGCACAGGATATCAACCGCGCCCTTGTAACCGGAACGCTGGGGTTGACAGATACCCGCGTCACCATGAAACAACGACTCAAACCTGTCAATACACGCCTCGACTTTGCAGCGGGCGTTGATATGGCATCCCATATACTCGATCTGTCCCGCGTGAAATTAAAAGTGGCCAATGGCACCAGTATGAGCCTGACGGGGCAAGTCCAGCGATTTCTGAGTCCTCATCCCGGTTTTAATCTCAAAATACCAAAAGGCGATTTTGACCTGAACGAACTGACCGCTCTTGCAAAACCGTTCTTGCCACCCATGATACTCAATGGTCAATTGGGACTTACCGATGTACAAATCCGGGGGGGCCTCCGAAACTACCAGCCGGCAAATATTTTTCTTACAAAGGCAACCATCAAACTCGATAACGGATTGGTTCGCCATCCTCTTTTCAAGACTCAACTTAACGGGGTCGGTCTTGGGCTGGATATTAAAAATGTCAAAGTAAAAGGTCTTGTACCCTATTCAATGGAAACCAATGGTGAGCTGAAAATGACCAGTGGTGAGTTTGCAGGTTTCTATTTCGAACAGCTGACTCACAAGTTCGACTTAAAAGGAACCGGTCCCCTGCTCCCCAAGATGGTGACAACCTACAAAACGGAACTGGAAACTTTCACCATGGATCTTCCGCAGGTGGGTGAAATCACCACGCCAATCAAACTGCAAGGAAACTTTAAAGGGGATACCCAGACCGGAGATATCGAATCCTTCACTTCTGCACTGGAAGCAGGAACAGCCTTGACCTCCAAGGTCTCTCTCCAGGCGAAAGCGTTTGGGAAAAAAGGATTCAAGATGGATCAATCCTTCACCAGCGACCTTTCTCAAGCCTCCCGATTTATTCCTCCCGATATGACAGAGACCTTCGGGCTTGGGCCGCTTAAGGGAGAAATGCGATTTTCCCAGAAGGCGTCTGGCAGTCTGGATAAAGACTTCATGCCCGTCAACATGACAGCTGACACCAATGTTCAATTGATCGGACTGGATGCTGAAATGAAAGAGCCGGCATTTTCAGTCAAGGGTCTGAGCACGCGGCTTTCCATTCCTGTTGAAATGAAAAAGAAACTGGGCGTGCGTCTTCCCGGGGTGGTGATCAAAACTTCACTGGATTCGGTCCATGCACTTGGCAAATATCAAGCCGGTGCCACCGAAATGACCTCGACCATTTCACTGGACAAATTTTTGTCCTTGGATGGCAACGTTGGCCGGGTTCCAGTCACAAAGAAAACCACCTTCAAATCTGAAGGCATCGTGGGTATAGAACCTGACATTAAAGTCAGCCGAATTGATCTTGAAGTGAACTCGCGCGCCGATGTACTTCCCCCCGGTGAAGCTGAGAACATGACCGCCACGGGAAAACTCGCGATCAAGGGAATTGAGGCGATGGGACAATTTGCCGCCAGCGGTTTCAACACCGCTTTTAATATGGATGCGAAGGACCTCAACCTTCAAAAGACCCACGCGGCAATCAAGGGTCGGGTGTTGAAACCTTCCGTACAGCAGGAAGACCTGCAGATGTCACTTGAGGATCTGCAGTTTGAAACGCGCAGCAGTCAGAACCTGAAAAGCGGCGATGTGGACCTCGGTCTTTTAAGCGTGGTCCTGCCGGGTGTCGTCAACTGGAAAACAAAAGGGAAAATTGAATCGTGGGGGGATCAATTCGATGTCGAGACCCGCATGGACAAAATGGACCTCGAAAAACTGCTGGCTCTCGTGCCTGCAAAATTCAAAGAAGCGATAAAGGGCATGAAGGTGGCCGGTTCGGCATCTCTCGTTGCCAATGCCAAAGGAAAACGGCCGGACGAAATCGCGATCAAGAAGATGGACATTCCAGTCACTGTGGACTCAAAACTCAAACTGGCCGGTGTCACGGTTGACTGGCCTGAAAAGGCAATGGTGGTTGAAGGTTTGGATTTTGATACCGAGCTCACTCTGAAAAACAACAAAGTCGATCTAAAAGGCGCTTCAAAAGTTGCTCACTTCACAAAAACCGATCTGGGTTACGATTTAAAACTGGCTCCCGAGTTGGCTTTCCACTACGCCATTAAAAACTGGGATACGTTGGAAGTTGAGCAGCATAAAGTCTCCCTTCCCGGGCAAGAGATCGAACAAACACTGTCGGGTCGCGTGGAAGGGTTCCGCCCATTCCTGAGCGGCAAGAAAGACAAAACTCCGATTCAAATTTTAAAGACCCTCGACGTCGCGTTGAAATCCAGTCTGGGTCTTGATGTAGGTGCCGTATCCCCTCTGGTACCGGGCCTGCAGGCGGATGGCAAAATCAACTCACATCTGGACATAAAACTGATTGCAGGACAACAGGCCGATTTAAATGGGGAAGTGGATATCGGGCATTTAAATGCCCGGCACGAATCCGGTGGCATTGTGGAAGATCTTGACGGCCGCTTCCTCATCAACAAAACCCTGTTGCTCGATCGTCTGCTGTTTAAAGAAAAGAAACAGTTCAACGCCTCGCGGCAGGGATTTTTTAATCAACTGCGCGAATTCTCACGCTACAAAAATATTTTCAAGATCGGCGCACTCAAGTTCGGCCAGCACACCGCGTCAGATATTGGCATAGACATGTACTACCGCGGCAACCAGTTATTTCTCGACCGGTTCCTGATGGAAGTCATGGGAGGCTCAGTGGCCGGGAATCTGTTTCTCTCACAGTCGAAAGAAGGACCCGAACTTGAGTTCTCGACCGGCTTCGCGCATCTCGATTTCAACAAGCTGGTGAAAAAACAGGTCACCCCTTCGGGCCGCGATTCTGAAATCGACGGCAACCTCAAGTTCAACTTCAAGGTCAACCAGGGCGGAGGGAAGAAAATCTCACTCGATCAGATCGGTGCGGAGATGAACATCACCCATGTTGGTAAAGAAGCACTGGACCGCATCCTCCTGTTCCTAGACCCGGAAGAAAGTTCACCGGCTATCGTCGACACCCGTTCCAAGCTCGACCTTGCCGTGCCAACCAACCTGCACATGAAAGTCGCACACGGCAATCTCAACATGGATGTCGGCATGATCCTGCTGGGCAGTCCGATAGAGGCTCCGGCCTTAAGACGCGTACCGGTGACCAGTCTCAAACATTTCCGGCAGATCAATGAACAGTTGCAACGCCTCAAGGATTTCCAGACTGTCCTGCAAATCCTCTCCGCCAACGGCATCGAATTTGACGACGAAGGCAACATCAGCTTCTTCTAG
- a CDS encoding M20/M25/M40 family metallo-hydrolase: MNLSSQIKLNLKEHLDAIVGERNPFTTPEKMDAVGQYIVDRFEEWELHPKILPVLFDDLESFNVQAKLPGKNPESPVILIGAHYDSVPDSPGADDNASAVAALLEIARMLSENPPAGPVILMGFALEEYGFVGSQYWADDAVKNNNKPDGMIALEMLGYTDKRLGAQKYPPGVDSGQYPDTGDFIAVVGNTDSMELVTSLTKGMKRTRPELGIETLVVPGKGEVIRDVRRSDHVPFWEAGIPAVMVTDTADFRNPHYHKATDTLDTLDLDFLTDVTLALAGFFQDN, translated from the coding sequence TTGAACCTGTCCAGCCAAATCAAACTGAATCTCAAGGAACATCTTGACGCCATTGTGGGTGAACGGAATCCTTTCACTACCCCTGAAAAAATGGATGCGGTGGGACAGTATATCGTCGACCGGTTCGAGGAATGGGAACTCCACCCCAAAATTCTCCCGGTACTGTTCGATGACCTGGAATCGTTCAATGTTCAGGCAAAACTTCCCGGGAAAAATCCGGAATCACCGGTTATCCTGATTGGAGCCCATTACGATTCGGTTCCTGATAGCCCGGGCGCCGATGACAACGCCAGTGCGGTCGCAGCTCTTCTGGAAATCGCACGTATGCTGTCAGAAAATCCTCCGGCAGGCCCAGTGATCCTAATGGGCTTTGCTCTGGAGGAATACGGATTCGTCGGCAGCCAGTATTGGGCTGATGACGCGGTAAAAAATAATAACAAGCCCGATGGCATGATCGCACTGGAAATGCTGGGTTATACCGACAAACGCCTTGGCGCACAAAAATATCCACCGGGGGTGGATTCCGGCCAGTATCCGGACACCGGGGACTTCATAGCAGTGGTAGGCAATACAGACTCAATGGAACTGGTGACATCGTTGACTAAAGGAATGAAACGCACCCGTCCGGAGCTTGGTATTGAAACCCTCGTTGTTCCAGGCAAGGGTGAAGTGATTCGCGATGTACGGCGTAGTGATCACGTTCCGTTCTGGGAGGCAGGCATTCCGGCAGTGATGGTCACTGATACCGCTGATTTCAGGAACCCGCATTATCATAAAGCGACGGATACACTGGATACGCTGGATCTGGATTTTTTGACGGATGTGACCCTGGCACTCGCCGGTTTTTTTCAGGATAATTGA
- a CDS encoding protein-L-isoaspartate(D-aspartate) O-methyltransferase, protein MVEDQLVERGIKNLGVLEVMSRLPRHMFVPEYLGHKAYGQHPLPIGHHQTISQPYAQAVMTQALNLTGTERVLEIGTGSGYQTALLAELSAQVFTIERLKPLGQTAKVLLQKLGYTNINHRFCDGTYGWRNMGPYDAILFAAGAPEMPKALVDQLAMNGRLVGPVGPDGEQKLVMLTRTEAGIEKEELGDCNFVPLIGKFGHPSAPNRARG, encoded by the coding sequence ATGGTGGAAGACCAGCTGGTTGAGCGTGGAATAAAAAATCTGGGTGTATTGGAAGTGATGAGCCGCCTGCCGCGTCACATGTTTGTTCCTGAATATCTTGGGCACAAGGCTTACGGCCAACACCCATTACCTATAGGCCACCATCAGACTATTTCGCAACCCTATGCCCAGGCTGTGATGACGCAGGCATTGAACCTGACGGGGACAGAACGTGTCCTTGAAATAGGAACCGGGTCTGGTTACCAGACTGCCCTGCTAGCAGAACTTTCTGCCCAGGTGTTTACGATTGAACGATTGAAACCTCTTGGGCAAACGGCGAAAGTGCTTCTTCAAAAACTGGGTTACACTAATATCAATCACCGGTTTTGCGATGGCACTTACGGGTGGCGCAACATGGGGCCTTACGACGCCATCCTGTTTGCCGCCGGAGCACCCGAGATGCCCAAGGCACTGGTCGATCAACTGGCCATGAACGGACGGCTGGTAGGGCCGGTTGGCCCGGATGGCGAGCAAAAACTGGTGATGCTGACCCGAACCGAAGCTGGGATTGAAAAAGAGGAACTGGGCGATTGCAATTTTGTTCCACTCATAGGAAAATTCGGGCATCCCTCGGCTCCGAACAGAGCCAGAGGTTGA
- a CDS encoding phosphoribosyltransferase, with protein sequence MFNRIRKEGNFVFGPGIRSKIDFDYASMSDAMNEAYCSQLITKLQAWQKQHGRFDVVVGLETEGIRIGHHLAKTLNLPFHIMPHRKVELAHVPIPDYPEDTHWLLVDDIIVTGTQFLQAVDTLEIPEKPETITYACMIKRNPKNLDYSAVTGDPDKEQLWVRNERFDFVDRRLVYLFAEPE encoded by the coding sequence GTGTTTAATCGTATTCGTAAAGAAGGTAATTTCGTATTCGGTCCGGGGATCCGGTCGAAGATAGATTTTGATTACGCTTCCATGTCAGATGCCATGAATGAAGCCTATTGCAGCCAGCTTATAACCAAACTGCAAGCCTGGCAAAAGCAGCATGGGCGTTTTGATGTGGTTGTCGGTCTTGAAACAGAAGGTATCCGCATTGGACATCATCTGGCAAAAACTCTCAATCTTCCTTTCCATATAATGCCGCACCGAAAAGTAGAATTGGCTCATGTGCCGATCCCTGATTATCCGGAAGATACCCACTGGCTTCTGGTAGACGACATCATTGTTACCGGTACCCAGTTTCTCCAGGCTGTGGATACCCTTGAGATTCCCGAAAAGCCGGAGACGATCACTTATGCCTGTATGATTAAGCGCAACCCGAAGAACCTTGATTACTCTGCAGTCACCGGGGACCCGGACAAGGAACAACTGTGGGTGAGAAACGAGAGATTTGATTTTGTGGATCGCCGCCTGGTCTACCTGTTTGCTGAACCGGAATAA